GCGGAATTGGTGCGACAGAAGGGCGAGCTCTTGACCACCTATCTGCATCAGGTACCCAACGACCAGGCTAGTGTGACCTTAGACAACTACTATACGGGCGAGGAGTTGGAGATTGAGTTGGACGTGGCTCTTACTCCTAGCCAGAATGCCCAACGTTATTTCAAAAAGTACCAGAAACTCAAGGAGGCGGTCAAGCATCTGACCAGCTTGATCGAGGAAACAAAGGCGACCATTATCTATCTGGAGTCTGTTGATACCATGCTGGGACAGGCTAGTCTGGCAGAAATCGATGAAATCCGTGAGGAATTGATTGAAACAGGCTACCTCAAACGTCGCCATCGTGAGAAAATCCACAAGCGTCAGAAACCTGAGCGTTATTTGGCAACAGACGGGAAAACTATCATTCTGGTTGGGAAAAATAACCTGCAAAATGATGAGTTGACCTTCAAAATGGCCAAGAAAGGCGAACTCTGGTTCCATGCCAAAGACATTCCAGGTAGCCATGTGGTCATCACAGATAACTTGGACCCCAGCGACGAAGTCAAGACAGACGCGGCAGAGCTGGCTGCCTATTTCTCCAAGGCAAGGCATTCTAACTTAGTTCAAGTTGATATGATTGAAGCCAAGAAACTTCATAAGCCAACAGGTAGCAAACCTGGTTTTGTGACCTACCGCGGTCAGAAGACCCTGCGCGTGACACCGACAGAAGAGAAAATAAAAAGCATGAAAATCTGATGATTTTCATGCTTTTTAAAACCTGTGTTCACAAGCAAAGTATATTTAGAAAAGAGATAGTTTTTTACAAATCAAGGCTGTTTTTTGATGTAATACTGACTGTATTTCGAGAAAAACGAACGCTGAGTGGCAGAAAACTAGCCTTAGCTAAAGATGTTGAGCTGTGAATACAGTTTTTATTTTATTTCGGAAACTTCACCTTCATCACAGTTCCCTGACCTAACTGGCTTTGGACGTGGATGGTAGCGCCGTGGACTTGAAGGGCGTGTTTGACAATGGAGAGACCGAGACCGGTACCGCCCACTTGTTTGGAACGGCTCTTGTCGGCCCGATAAAAACGCTCAAACATGCGTTCCTGGTCTATCGGTGAGATGCCCAGACCAGTATCTTCTACGACCAGGCTAATGGCCTCATCTGTCTGACTGAGGCTAACATGGACCTGTCCATGATCGGTATTGTATTTAATGGCATTGTCACACAGATTAAAAATAATAGACTGGAGTAGGACAGGATTTCCATGATAGGAAATCTGGGGACCCGTAAAGCTCAAAGCGATATTTTTCTGCACCGCCTTGTCTTCCAGACCAGCCAAAACCTGCTGGACCAGGTCAGTCAATTGCACATCCTCTTTTCGGATATGTCTACCTTCATCCAACTGGGCCAATTGGAGAATATCCTCTACCAGTTGAATCATGCGCTGGGATTCCTGGTGAATCTTCTCGGCAAAGACGACAACATCATCTGGCGAGGCAATGCGCGACTGCAGAATTTCAGAATAGCCAGATAGAATGTGGAGCGGTGTCCGCAATTCGTGGGAAACCGTCGCTGTGAATTCTCGCCGTAATTTTTCCAGATAATACTGCTCGGTCACATCGAAAAAGAGAAGAACGGCCCCTGATTGCTGCTGCTCCGACCAAATCGGACGTCCGATGACCTTGTATTGGTGGTCCTGCAATTCGACAATTGTATCTGTTTTCTGACCATCCAGTAACTCCGTCAGCAAGTCCTTCAAGGCCGATTGGCGCTGAAAAATAGCAATGGGTCTGGAGAGGGCTGACTCTTCCAATTCTAAAAGATTACGAGCCGCCTCATTGTAGATGACTAACCGGCCCTGGTTATCAACGATGACTAACCCCTCCTTCATCTTGGAAATGATAGTGTCAAATTCATCCTGTTTCTGCCGCAGGAGACTCTCTTTTTCAGCCAATTGAGACTGGTGAAAATCCAGTCGCTTGAGCAGGGGATGCAATTCCTTATAAACATCATTTTTCAAGGGTCTCTCTAAGTCAATGGTTTCCAAGGGCCGGAGTAATTTTTGAGCCGTGTATTTGGCAAGGACGTAGGAAGTCAGAAGCGACACAAACCCCAAGACGGCAAACCAGGGAAACATCTGCTGCATCAAATCAAAGACCGTACTGTGGGAAACTGAAAGACGGACGATACTGCCGTCTTGCAAGAGCCGTGCCGAGTAAATGAGGGTTTCAGACAGGGTACTAGAATACCTGACCCTCTGGCCGATTCCATTTTTTTTAGCCTGAATGACTTCTTCACGCTGGCTGTGATTGTCCATTTGCGAGGCATCATTTTCGGAGTCATAGATGACACTGCCGTCAGGAGCTATCCAGGTAAACCGGTATTCTCCAGGAGCAATGTGCTGCAGATAGTCTATGCCTTCATTTTCAACCGCCTCTGCCACCAACTGGGTTTCTTGAACTAAATGATCGACCAATTGACCGTTAAAATAATTATAAAGGTAGACCTGGACAGTGAGGATAGTCAGCAGAAAGACCCCCATAGCTGTCATAAATACTGCTTGAAAAATCCGTTTAGTCATGGTCTTGCTCCAAGAGATAGCCTACTCCACGTACTGTTTTGACCAGGTGACCGGCTTGGCCCAATTTCTGGCGCAGGGTTCCCACATGGACATCGACCGTCCGCGTCTCGCCCATAAAATCTTGTCCCCAGACCTTGTCCAAGAGTTCCTGACGGGTAAAGACTTTTTGAGGCAACCGCATGAAGAGGTGCAGTAATTCAAATTCTTTCAAGGTCAATTCAACCTTGCTATCTTGGACATAGACCTTGTGACTGGCTAGATTGATACGAATCGTGGCAAAGGCAAGCTCTTGCTCCTCCTGCTTTTGAGTCCTGCGCAAAACAGCCTTGATACGGGAAATCATTTCCATCATACCAAAGGGCTTGACCAGGTAATCATCAGCCCCCATGTCCAAACTCTGAACCTTGTCAATCTCAGTCCCCTTGGCCGTTGCCATAATGACGGGTATAGCCAGCCACCTGGTCTGCCTACGCAGATCCTGGAGGACTGAAATTCCGTCCTGGCCTGGCATCATAACATCCAAGACCACTAAATCAGGACTTGCTTCCTCCAATCCTTCCCAAAAACTAGCAGCCTCTGGAAAACCCTTAGCCTCAAAACCAGCAGTCTTGAGGCTATAGATCATCAATTCACGAATGGCATCATCATCTTCTACACAGTAGATCATTTTCTTACCCTTCTAATTGACCCGTGATAGAAAATTGTACCCACTTGGCAATATTGACAGCGTGATCACCGATGCGCTCCAGGTACTTGGCAATCATCAAGAGGTCAATGGCCTGGTCACCATTTGCAGTGTGGCTCCCGATATATGTAGCCAGTTTTTCTTTTATTGTACCAAAATATTGGTCAACTGTATCGTCTTTTGCAACGACTTGGCTGGCCAAATCGTGACTTTCTTTGATAAAGGCATCCAGGGCACCCACCACCATCTGACTGACCTGCTCTGCCATTTTCTTAACCAAAGGAATCTCTTCCACCAGGTCAATGGGATTGTTGCGAATCAGGTCCGCCACTTCAGAGGATTGGGCGCCGATGCGCTTCATGTCATAGACCATTTTAAGGGCGGATGAAATGGTGCGCAGGTCCCGAGCAACTGGTTGCTGGCGCAGGAGCAATTTGAGGCAACGGGCTTCGATATCCCGCTCTAGCTCCTCAATCTGCTGGTAGGTCTGCTGGATTTTTTCGTAGTTCAACTGCTCTGGCCCATTGAGACCGTCGGCAGAGCCTGCGATAATCTCCTCACAGAGACCACCCATGTAGACCATGTCCTTTTGCAATTCTTCTAATTGGCTTTCAAAACGTGAACGCATTAACCAAACCTCCCTGTGATATAGTCTTCCGTACGTGGATCTTTTGGCATACTAAAGAGACTGCTTGTCTTGTCAAATTCAACGACCTCACCCAAGAGGAAAAAGGCAGTCTGGTCAGACACCCGCAAGGCCTGTTGCATATTGTGGGTGACCATGACAATAGTATAGTCCTTCTTCAATTCCAGCACCAATTCTTCTATCTTAGCGGTTGAAATCGGGTCGAGAGCTGACGTCGGCTCGTCCATCAAGAGAACTTCCGGCTCGATAGCCAGGGCACGGGCAATACAGAGACGCTGCTGCTGACCGCCCGACAAGCCCAGAGCAGACTTATTGAGGCGGTCCTTGACCTCATCCCAGATAGCTGCCTGACGAAGAGAACGCTCGACAATCTTATCCAGTTCCAGCTTATTATGAATGCCGTGGGTACGAGGTCCGTAGGCCACATTATCATAAATGCTCATTGGAAAAGGGTTTGGTTTTTGAAAAACCATTCCGACCTTCTTACGGAGGACTGTCGTCTTCATCTCCGCATAAATATCTTCTTGGTCCAGCAGAACTTTGCCCGTTAAACGGCAGTTCTTGACCAAATCATTCATACGGTTCAGACTTTTTAAGAGGGTTGATTTCCCGCAACCAGAAGGCCCGATAAAGGCTGTAATCTGATTGCCTGGAATTTCTAAATTGATATTCTTCAAAGCCTGAAAATCCCCGTAGAAGAGATCCAGACCTTGGATACTTAGTTTACTCATTTCTATTTCTTCCTAATTTTACTGCAATCCATTCAGACAGGAGGTTCATGACAATGACCAGAATCAAGAGAATGACAGCTGTTGCATAGGTCTGATTGACATAAATACCTTCACCCGAAATCAAATACATGTGGACAGCCAGGGTCCTACCTGAGCTGGTGAGATTGGTCGCCACTTCTGCTACTGTCCCTGCTGTGAAGATCAAGGCTGCTGACTCACCGATAACCCGGCCCAGGGCCAATACGACACCTGAAAAAATTCCCGGTAAGGCAGAGGGCAGAACCACCTGAAATATGGTCCGCAATTTACCAGCGCCAAGGGCAAAACTTCCTTCCCGATAGCCATCTTCAACGGACAAGAGAGCCTCCTCGGTTGTCCGCATAATCAAGGGCAGAATCATGATACTAAGGGTCATAGCCCCTGCAATGATTGACAGGCCCAAGCCAAGGAATTTGACAAAGAAGAGGGCACCAAACAAACCATAGATGATAGACGGAATCCCTGATAGTGTCTCCGTTGCCAAACGAACAATGGTCACTAGGGGATTGTCCGGCTGGGCATACTCTGTTAGGTAGATAGAGGCACCAATCCCGATTGGCAAGGCAATCAAGAGGGCCAGAAGAGCCATCAAAACAGTGTTGAGAAGGGCTGGTAGCATGGACACATTGGTTGAATTGTAGGTCCATGAAAAGAGCTCCAGATTGAGATAGGGCAAGCCCTTGATCAAAATATAGAGAACGATAAAGCTGGTTGCAAGGCCTGCCAAACCAGCCGCTAGAAATACCAGCCACCTCAAGATAAGAGAGGTCCGGTCAGTCGAAGCTTGGTGTTTTACTAATGACATCCTAGGCCTCCTTCTTATTCATGCTATAGAAGAGCAAGTTAATGAGTAATATAAAGACAAAGAGCACAACTGCAGTTCCAATCAGGGCCTCACGGTGGAGATCCGTTGAATAACCCATTTCCATAACGATGTTGGTCGTCAGTGTCCGTACTCCCGAAGTCAAGGAACTTGGTATCAGGGCCTGGTTACCAGCCACCATGATAACTGCCATGGTTTCTCCCATTGCACGACCAAGACCCAAAATAACACTGGCCATAATCCCCCGCCTTGCTGCTGGTAGGATAATAAAGAAGATAGACCGTTCATGGGAGGCTCCCAGGGCCAAGCCACCCTGATAATAGGTTTCTGGAACCGCACGTAGGGCTGCCTCAGAGACACTGATAATAGTCGGCAAAATCATGATTCCCAACAAAATGGATGCTGTCAAAACCCCCATCCCGTGACCACCGACATTGCTACGGATAAAAGGCACCAAGACCACTAAACCAAAGAAACCATAAACAACTGAGGGAATTCCCGCCATGAGGCTGACCGCACGCTTGAAAATTGGATACCATTTTTCTGGACAGAAGAAGGCCAGAAAGACAGCTGTCAGAATACCAATTGGTACACCGAGCACCAGGGCACCAAAGGTCACGTAGACGGAGCCCACAATCATCGGCAAGACACCGAAAAGTTGATTAGACGGTCGCCAATCTAAGCCAAACAGGAAATTTCCCCAACCGATTTCTTGGATGGCTGGCAAACCAGCTGAAAATAGAAAGATACAAATAAATACTACGGATAAAACGGAAATGCAGGCAGCCAGAAAAAAGACTGCTTGCATGCCGGTTTCTCGGAACTGACGCATAGACTCCCCTTATTTAGAAATGTAGGTTGACCACTCGGCTTCTTTACCAGTGTAAATATCCTGCACTTCTTGTACTGTCAAACCTGACAATGGATTTTCCTTATTGACAATTACTGCAATACCATCGATGGCAATTGGTGTAGCTGATACACCAGCTGAACTTTCTGAATCCTTCAATTCACGCGATGCCATACCAATATCAGCAGAGCCCTCAATGGCGCTTGTCACACCTGTTGAGGAATCACTTTGCTGGATTTCCACAGTTACATCTGGATTGACTGCTTGATAAGCTTCTTTTAATTTTTCCATAACTGGGTTAACAGAGCTTGAACCTGCTACCACGACCTTACCTGATTTTGTCTTAGCCTGGTACGCTGCTTTGGCATCGACTGGGATATAGCCGGATTTTTCAACTACTGCTTGACCATCAGAACTCATAATAAAGCTGATGAAGTCTTGAGCAGCTTCGCTAATAGAATCCTTTGTAACGATATTAAATGGACGGGCAATCTTGTATTCACCAGATTTGATAGTATCAATACTTGGAGCGACACCATCGATTTCCAATGGTTTGCTGTTGCCGTCAAGCGCACCAAGTGAGGCATAGCCGATAGCCGCGGTATCTCCGGTTACTGTCTGTAACATAACCGCTGTAGAGTTGGTTACAATAGCTTGGTTAGTTGTATTGTCCACCTTTTCGCCATTGGCATCCTTAGACTCAATTCCCACCAACTCAATAAAGGCACCACGGGTTCCTGACCCTTCCTCACGGGAAACCACTGTAATAGGCTGGTCTGCTGTGTCCTTAGCAGCCTGACCACAGGCAGTCAGAAGGCCGACACTGGCCAAACCAAGAACAGCAAACTTTGTAAGACGATTCGTTAAAGACATAATCAATTCTCCTTTTTGTTATGACTCTATCTTACACCGTCAATATCAAATCTATTAGAGGGCTTTTGTAAAGTTTGTGTAAAATTAGGAGAATCATCACTAGCTCCTCTCACACCACTGTACCTATCGCACGAAAAAAGAATTCCACCTGTAAGTCGAATTCTTTCCTTCGTATTCTCATTTAGAAACGTCACTCCGCCTTCTCTATATCCTCTCGCACTTCCTTGGCATTAAATTTCGCAAAGAGGTACTGGCGGTCTTGGATTGGGAAGCGTTGGTCCAGCTGATCGACTGCCCCCACTTCCACATTGCCCTGGGCGATAACATAGTCCATAACGTGGCCGCCAAAGGTCAAATCATCTGAGATAAAGTGCAGGTGGTAACCCGCTACGCTGACGCCGTGGAAAATTTCCGGTGTCCAGATACCTACAATGGTGCCCGAAATATCCTCAGCCGTGTATTCAGGCTGGTGGCTGGCCACCTCCGCAAAGCGAACGCTGGAGGCTGACTTGGGAATCATGCGGACGTGCATGCGAGAAAAGGTCCCCTTAATCTTAATCGAACGGAAAAGATTCTCCCCGTCATAATAGGACTCAATTCTTGCCTGCAGCTCCTCACTGGTCATCTCAAAACGCTGCTTGAAAATGACCTCAGCTTCGTGGAAAATAACCGCTGCATAGGGTACCTTCATATCAGTAGGAACCTCCACCACTTCCGGCTTATCCCCTGCTCCCTTGGCCTGATAGGCCTTGCCATCTAGAACAATCAATTCTCCGTCGATAGAGTCCAAGGTCCCCAGCCCCAAATCACCGTGTTCCAAGAGCTCACCGACCGTCAAGGAACCACCGTAAAGACCAGCCATGAGAGCCCCTAAGGTATTGTATTGAAATAATCGATTTACTTGCATATCCTACTCTTCATTCAAAAATTCTTGCATGGCCAAATCATCTGGCACCAGGCTCAAATACCGACCAGCCTGGACACGCGCATCCTCAGCCCGCCCCATAAGCCGTAAAGCCTCCACATAATCCGCCAAAAATTCTGGGTTGTCTGCCAAATCTACAACCAAGTCATCAAAGATAGCCAAAGCCTGCTCCACTTCTTCCAAAGACATATAGGCCTTGGCAATATTCCAACGGGCCAGGACATTGTCTAAGTCATCGGTCAAGAATGGCAATACTTCCTCATAGCGCTCCTGCTCCAAATAAAGATTGGTCAAGCGCAAGGCCACTTCATTCTCATCATCAATGACCTCCCGGGCCCGCAGCAGGAAGTCCTCTGCCGCCGCCTCATCATGCAATTCATAGGCATACTGAGAAGCTTGCAGCAAGAGATTGGCATCAAAGTCATTTTTGGCCAGGCCTTGCTGGGTCATGGCCAGAGCCGCCTCCAACTGGTGTTCCGCATGGAGAGACTGCCCATAGGCGTACTCATAGCCCTCAAAGTCAGGATTGATGGTATCTAGCTGCTTAAAGTAAAGATTAGCCTTCTGGTATTCTTCTTGTTCAAATAGCAGAGCTGCCAACTCAAAAACCGTCTGGTCATCATATTCCAGCTCCACAGCCTTTTCCAGAAATTCGACAGCCGCCTCGAACTTGCCCAGACTAGCATAGGCTAGACCAATCCGCTGATAGGTCGACACCCCAGTCAATTCGTAGATTTCCCGATTGTCCAGCTGGGCGTAGAGGGAAACAGCTTCCTTGAAATTTTCCAATTCCATGTCCAACTCAGCTAGTCCAAAAGTGATAATGGGCTCATCCGACAGGTGACTAGCCTCCAGCAATTTTTCACGGGCTACATCCGATAGGCCCTCTGCCTGGTACAAATCTGCCTTGACCAAGAGTGCCTCTAAGTAGGCAGGGTGGCGCTCAGGAATGGCCTCTAGATAACCAAAAGCCTCTTCGACCAAGCCATCTTCAAAGGCAATCTGAGCCAAATTGATAGCCACTTCTGGGTATTGGCTCTGCAATTTCCCATAAATCTCCGCCGCCTGGGGGAGAAATCCAATGGACTCCAGGTAGGCAGCCAGGGCCAAGAGCGTCTCTTCATCGTCCTGGACCAAGGCCCGCTTGAAATATTTATTGGCTTTATCCAAATCCTGCTGGTCCAAGCAAGCCAGCATCTTTTCACTATTGTTCATTATTCGCTTCTAAACTCTCTATTGTATCTTCTTCGTATAATTCGCTATAAACCTTATACCATTCAAAGGCTGCCTTGACCAAGACCTTGATAGAGGCATAGATAGGAATTCCCAAAAGAACGCCCAGCACCCCAAACATCTGCCCTGAAGTCAATAGGACAAAGAGAATGGTAATAGGGTGGATGTTCAAGGAAGAACCGATGATCAAAGGCGTCACAAATCGACCCTCAATGGTTTGCTCAATCATAAAGACAATCAAGACCTTGACCAGCATGAAGGGACCTGCAATCAAGCCCAAAATGACAGCCGGAATCATAGCCAAGAAGGAACCCAGATAAGGGATCAGATTGAGAAAACCAGCCAAAATCCCCAGGGTCACAGGATAGCTGAGACCAATGATGGAGAACATGATGGAAAACATAAGAGCCACAATCATGGCCACCGTCACCTGACCGCGCACATAGTTGGACAGCTGGCTATTGACATCCGACAAAACGGTTCCAATGGGCGCCCGCCACTTGGTCGGCAAGTATTGGGTGATATAAGCATTGAGCCCCTTACCATCTCGCAAGAGATAGAAGAGGATAAAGGGCATAATCAAGACCGCCACAATAATCTGCGATGCCGTTGAAATCAAATGACTAGCCCAGTTGACCGCGCTGGATGAAAATCGCTGAGCAAAGGAAATAATCTGATCATTGACCTGATTGATCGCCTGAAGGGCCGTCGGTCGGAATTGTTCAAACCGCTTATCCTGCAACAAGGAGGTCAACTGTAGCTCCAGCTTTTGAATGTTTGCAGGCAGATTTTGCACAAATGAAACTACCTGTTCCTGGATATTTGGAATAGCTACTGCCAAGCCCCAAACTAAGAGCAGTCCAATCAGAACAAAAACAATGGAAATACCAATCGTTCTGGAAACCTTCCTCTTCTCCAACCAATCCACAATGGGATTTAGGAGATAATAAAGCAAGCCTGTCAACAGCATAGGCAAGAGAATAATCTCCACAAAACTACCTATCGGTTTTAACAAAAAACTAATCTTAGAAAATACAAGAATGGTCAGACTAATCAGCAGGGTCACTAGGAAAAAAGTCACCGCCTGATTGTTAATAAACCATCTAAAAAACCAGGTCACACTAAACTTTTGATTTTTCTCGTCCATCTCATTTCTACCTTTCCTTTTTCTACTATTGTACCATGTAAATGCCGAAAATTTATGCTGGAAATCATGTCCAAGAAATTTTTTCATGCAGAATTGTGGTATAATTTAAACAATCACTAGATAAGGAGAAACAAATGAACATTTATTTCGGAACCTACACCAAAAGAGACTCAAAAGGGATTTATAAGGCTAACTTCAATCCTGAAACTGGCTCACTGGCTCAATTAGAATTGGTCGCTGAAGAGCCAAACCCAACTTACCTTGCTTTCGATGCAGAGGGACGACTTTACTCCGTTGGCTCAGAAAACGGTCAGGGAGGGATTGCTGCCTTTACAGCTGATTTCCAACCACTCAACCATGTCGTTGAAGAAGGGGCTCCCCATTGTTATGTTGCAGTTGACGAAGAGCGCAATTTGGTCTATGGTGCCAATTACCATAAGGGACAGGTCTTGGTCTACAAACGTTTAGAAGACGGTTCTCTGGAATTGGCAGACCAGGCGCAACATGAAGGGTCTGGTCCTCATGAAAACCAAGCATCTCCTCATGTTCACTTTGCGGATTTGACACCAGATAAGTTATTGGTAACCTGCGATTTGGGAACGGACCAGGTCATCAGCTACAAGGTATCTGACCAAGGTAAATTGGAACAAGTAGGTAGCTATTCTTCTGCTCCTGGGGCAGGACCACGGCACATTGTCTTCCACCACCACGCAAAAATTGCCTATCTAATCTGCGAACTCAATTCGACCATTGAAGTTTTGATTTACGATGGTCTTGGTCAATTTGAACACATGCAGACCATCTCGACCCTGCCAGCTGACCACACTGGTTTCAACGGCACAGCTGCTGTTCGCATCAGTAAGGATGGGAAATTTGTCTACGGTTCTAACCGCGGTCACGACTCCATTGCTGTCTACAAGACCTTGGGTGATGCCAGCCTTGAGCTAGTGGAAATTGTCCCAACCAATGGCAAGACGCCACGTGATTTTGCCCTCAGCCCAGATGAAAAATTCCTGGTTGCGGTCCACCAAGACTCTGACAATGCGACTGTCTTTGCCCGTGATGAAGAGACAGGTCGATTAACAGAACTATCCTATGATTTCCTGGTTCCAGAAGCTGTCTGCGTGACCTTTCATCCATAATTCAAAATAATTGTGAAATCGCTCTATTTTTGGTTTAATAGACAAATAGGAGGTGAGATTATGAATCCAGTAGATTTGTTTAACGAAGTAAAAGACTTGATTGCCAACAAAGACTTTGACGGTGCAAAACAATTCATAGAAGAAAACAAAGACAACTTCGGCGAATACTTGGAGCAAGCAAAAGGCTTGTTGTCAGGTTCTGAAGGCGTTAACGGTCTTTTAGATAAAGTTAAAGGCTTATTCTAATACATGTAAAAACTAGGCTGAGAATGTTCAGTCTAGTTTTTTGTTTGTTCAAACATATTTGTTATCTCCTGCAATGAAGGAATTACCCAATCACTCTTCAATTTTTCATTTTCACTGGCATGCTTCCCAAAATCTGTCAGTATTCGTACAGTCCACATTCCCAAAGATTTAGCAGGTAGAATATCATTATCATACCTATCACCAACATAGACAACTCTATCTGCAGGGATGTTTACTTTTTGCAAGGCAAGTGTGAAAATAGTTGTATCTGGTTTAGATAGCCCAACCTCTTCAGAGAGGATGATGAGTTGAAAATAAGACTCAATTCCCCACTCTTTAAGCAGTTCTCTAATACTACTAGACTGATTGACAATAATCCCCAATCGATAGTTTTGTGATACCTTCTCTAGAGCATCTATTGTTTCAGGATACAGGCTCACCCCCTCATTTGTCCATAAAGGACGTGGCTCGGTCGGTGCAAAATGGTTCCAAGTTGCTCGAATAGGGTCCAAGTCTTCCCAAACAAACTCCTCCATCTTACCAGAATAAACAGAGACGGAAATGTCCATTCCAAGAGAGCCTAACATTTTCACACACTCTTCCATGTACTCACGATAGGCTAACTCTTCATTCAGCAATGTAGAACCCAAATCAAAAAATATCCATTTTATCACTCTGTTCACTCATTTCTATTTTTCATTGACAAATAACAGATGAATTCCTATTTACACTATCGCACCTTGTTTGTTACTTAAGCTTCGGTTGCTATTTTCTAAAATAATCGCCAGTTGCTGCAATTTTTCTTCAATTTGATGCATGGTAGCAAGGAAAACTTGATCACTCTGGCCACTCGGGTCGTCCAGTCCCCAATCTTCTCGATGTTGACAAGGAAGATAGGGACAATCAACATTGCAGCCCATGGTAATAACAATATCAACCGCCGGCAATTCATCAATTAACTTGGAATACTGTGTTTCCTCCATATCAATCTGGTACTGTCTCTTCATTAAACGAACCGCATCATGATTGATTTGCGGTTTGGTTTCAGTCCCTGCCGAGTAGGCATCGAAAACATGTGCATAGTTCGCCTTAGCTAAGGCCTCCGCAATCTGACTTCGACATGAATTATGTCCACAAACAAATGCAACTTTGGTTTTTTCTTTCATTCATCTCCTCCTTTTATCGTCAACTAACAAGTATTTCAATTACCTATTTTAACCTGCTTTTCTTAGTTATTATACAATTTCTCGTTCCATTTGTACAATATCGGAGATAAGTACCACAATCACCAACATAAGATAATCAAGACTGTAAATACAACCAACAATGTTGCCATAAAAATTCCATGTAAAATAGTGACCCTTATTTGCCCCACTTTACAAAAATCCTCCCAATTAAATCAGAGGGCATCTTCATATCCTTAAAACCTTGCTAGTTCGAGAGCCATAGGGATAAGTTGTATACTGCACGACAAAAAACAAGTCCAGATAATTCCGAACTTGTTTCCACTATAACCCTAGCTATCCTAGTTCGGGGATAAATTAGTACACAGTACATTGAAAAACAAGTCTGAAACGTTTCGGACTTGTTTTTACTAGAACCCTCGCTATGCTAGCTCGGGGATAAATTAGTACACTGTACTACGAAAAACAAGTCTGGAAA
The sequence above is a segment of the Streptococcus suis genome. Coding sequences within it:
- a CDS encoding extracellular solute-binding protein, which gives rise to MSLTNRLTKFAVLGLASVGLLTACGQAAKDTADQPITVVSREEGSGTRGAFIELVGIESKDANGEKVDNTTNQAIVTNSTAVMLQTVTGDTAAIGYASLGALDGNSKPLEIDGVAPSIDTIKSGEYKIARPFNIVTKDSISEAAQDFISFIMSSDGQAVVEKSGYIPVDAKAAYQAKTKSGKVVVAGSSSVNPVMEKLKEAYQAVNPDVTVEIQQSDSSTGVTSAIEGSADIGMASRELKDSESSAGVSATPIAIDGIAVIVNKENPLSGLTVQEVQDIYTGKEAEWSTYISK
- a CDS encoding AI-2E family transporter; amino-acid sequence: MDEKNQKFSVTWFFRWFINNQAVTFFLVTLLISLTILVFSKISFLLKPIGSFVEIILLPMLLTGLLYYLLNPIVDWLEKRKVSRTIGISIVFVLIGLLLVWGLAVAIPNIQEQVVSFVQNLPANIQKLELQLTSLLQDKRFEQFRPTALQAINQVNDQIISFAQRFSSSAVNWASHLISTASQIIVAVLIMPFILFYLLRDGKGLNAYITQYLPTKWRAPIGTVLSDVNSQLSNYVRGQVTVAMIVALMFSIMFSIIGLSYPVTLGILAGFLNLIPYLGSFLAMIPAVILGLIAGPFMLVKVLIVFMIEQTIEGRFVTPLIIGSSLNIHPITILFVLLTSGQMFGVLGVLLGIPIYASIKVLVKAAFEWYKVYSELYEEDTIESLEANNEQ
- a CDS encoding HAD family hydrolase, whose translation is MIKWIFFDLGSTLLNEELAYREYMEECVKMLGSLGMDISVSVYSGKMEEFVWEDLDPIRATWNHFAPTEPRPLWTNEGVSLYPETIDALEKVSQNYRLGIIVNQSSSIRELLKEWGIESYFQLIILSEEVGLSKPDTTIFTLALQKVNIPADRVVYVGDRYDNDILPAKSLGMWTVRILTDFGKHASENEKLKSDWVIPSLQEITNMFEQTKN
- a CDS encoding arsenate reductase ArsC; the protein is MKEKTKVAFVCGHNSCRSQIAEALAKANYAHVFDAYSAGTETKPQINHDAVRLMKRQYQIDMEETQYSKLIDELPAVDIVITMGCNVDCPYLPCQHREDWGLDDPSGQSDQVFLATMHQIEEKLQQLAIILENSNRSLSNKQGAIV
- a CDS encoding lactonase family protein gives rise to the protein MNIYFGTYTKRDSKGIYKANFNPETGSLAQLELVAEEPNPTYLAFDAEGRLYSVGSENGQGGIAAFTADFQPLNHVVEEGAPHCYVAVDEERNLVYGANYHKGQVLVYKRLEDGSLELADQAQHEGSGPHENQASPHVHFADLTPDKLLVTCDLGTDQVISYKVSDQGKLEQVGSYSSAPGAGPRHIVFHHHAKIAYLICELNSTIEVLIYDGLGQFEHMQTISTLPADHTGFNGTAAVRISKDGKFVYGSNRGHDSIAVYKTLGDASLELVEIVPTNGKTPRDFALSPDEKFLVAVHQDSDNATVFARDEETGRLTELSYDFLVPEAVCVTFHP
- the budA gene encoding acetolactate decarboxylase; protein product: MQVNRLFQYNTLGALMAGLYGGSLTVGELLEHGDLGLGTLDSIDGELIVLDGKAYQAKGAGDKPEVVEVPTDMKVPYAAVIFHEAEVIFKQRFEMTSEELQARIESYYDGENLFRSIKIKGTFSRMHVRMIPKSASSVRFAEVASHQPEYTAEDISGTIVGIWTPEIFHGVSVAGYHLHFISDDLTFGGHVMDYVIAQGNVEVGAVDQLDQRFPIQDRQYLFAKFNAKEVREDIEKAE